One genomic window of Pseudomonas aeruginosa includes the following:
- the argS gene encoding arginine--tRNA ligase — MKDTIRQLIQQALDQLTADGTLPAGLTPDIQVENTKDRSHGDFASNIAMMLAKPAGMKPRDLAARLVEAIPAHEQLAKVEIAGPGFLNFFQDHVWLAASLDRALADERLGVRKAGPAQRVVIDLSSPNLAKEMHVGHLRSTIIGDAVARVLEFLGDTVIRQNHVGDWGTQFGMLLAYLEEQPVDAEAELHDLEVFYRAAKKRFDESPEFADRARELVVKLQAGDPDCLRLWTRFNEISLSHCQKVYDRLGVKLSMADVMGESAYNDDLAQVVADLTAKGLLTEDNGALCVFLEEFKNAEGNPLPVIVQKAGGGYLYATTDLAAMRYRHNVLHADRVLYFVDQRQALHFQQVFEVARRAGFVPAGMELEHMGFGTMNGADGRPFKTRDGGTVKLIDLLEEAESRAYALVKERNEQRAERGEEPFDEVQLREIGRVVGIDSVKYADLSKHRTSDYSFNFELMLSFEGNTAPYLLYACTRVASVFRKLGQGREQLGGKIVLEQPQELALAAQLAQFGDLINNVALKGVPHLLCAYLYELAGLFSSFYEHCPILTAEDPAQKDSRLRLAALTGRTLEQGLELLGLKTLERM; from the coding sequence ATGAAAGACACGATTCGCCAGCTGATCCAGCAAGCCCTCGACCAACTGACCGCAGACGGCACCCTGCCCGCCGGCCTGACCCCGGACATCCAGGTGGAGAACACCAAGGACCGTAGCCACGGCGATTTCGCCAGCAACATCGCCATGATGCTGGCCAAGCCGGCCGGGATGAAGCCGCGCGACCTGGCCGCCAGGCTGGTCGAGGCAATCCCCGCTCACGAGCAACTGGCCAAGGTGGAGATCGCCGGCCCCGGCTTCCTCAACTTCTTCCAGGATCACGTCTGGCTCGCCGCCAGCCTCGACCGCGCCCTCGCCGACGAACGTCTCGGCGTGCGCAAGGCAGGCCCGGCGCAGCGCGTGGTGATCGACCTGTCCTCGCCGAACCTGGCCAAGGAAATGCACGTCGGCCACCTGCGCTCGACCATCATCGGCGACGCCGTCGCGCGCGTCCTCGAGTTCCTCGGCGACACGGTGATCCGGCAGAACCATGTCGGCGACTGGGGCACCCAGTTCGGCATGCTGCTCGCCTACCTGGAAGAGCAACCGGTCGACGCCGAGGCCGAGCTGCACGACCTGGAGGTCTTCTACCGCGCGGCGAAGAAACGCTTCGACGAGTCTCCCGAATTCGCCGACCGCGCCCGCGAACTGGTAGTCAAGCTGCAGGCCGGCGACCCCGACTGCCTGCGCCTGTGGACCCGCTTCAACGAGATTTCCCTGTCGCACTGCCAGAAGGTCTACGACCGTCTCGGCGTGAAGCTGAGCATGGCCGACGTCATGGGCGAGAGCGCCTACAACGACGACCTCGCCCAGGTGGTCGCCGACCTGACCGCCAAGGGCCTGCTCACCGAAGACAACGGCGCGTTGTGCGTCTTCCTCGAAGAGTTCAAGAACGCCGAGGGCAATCCGCTCCCGGTGATCGTGCAGAAGGCCGGCGGCGGCTACCTCTACGCCACCACCGACCTCGCCGCCATGCGTTATCGGCACAACGTGCTGCACGCCGACCGCGTGCTGTACTTCGTCGACCAGCGCCAGGCCCTGCACTTCCAGCAGGTCTTCGAAGTGGCGCGGCGCGCCGGTTTCGTTCCGGCCGGCATGGAGCTGGAGCACATGGGCTTCGGCACCATGAACGGCGCCGACGGCCGTCCGTTCAAGACCCGCGACGGCGGTACGGTGAAGCTGATCGACCTGCTGGAAGAGGCCGAGAGCCGCGCCTATGCGCTGGTCAAGGAACGCAACGAGCAGCGCGCCGAGCGTGGCGAGGAGCCGTTCGACGAGGTCCAGCTGCGCGAGATCGGCCGGGTGGTGGGGATCGACTCGGTGAAGTACGCCGACCTGTCCAAGCACCGCACCAGCGACTACAGCTTCAACTTCGAACTGATGCTGAGCTTCGAAGGCAACACCGCACCCTACCTGCTCTACGCCTGCACCCGCGTGGCCAGCGTCTTCCGCAAGCTCGGCCAGGGCCGCGAGCAACTGGGCGGGAAGATCGTCCTCGAGCAGCCCCAGGAGCTGGCCCTGGCCGCACAGCTGGCGCAGTTCGGCGACCTGATCAACAACGTCGCGCTCAAGGGCGTGCCGCACCTGCTCTGCGCCTACCTGTACGAGTTGGCCGGGCTGTTCTCCAGCTTCTACGAGCATTGCCCGATCCTCACCGCCGAGGACCCGGCGCAGAAGGACAGCCGCCTGCGTCTCGCCGCGCTGACCGGCCGTACCCTGGAACAGGGCCTGGAGCTGCTCGGTCTGAAGACTCTGGAACGCATGTAA
- a CDS encoding SPOR domain-containing protein, protein MAKKKPAPKRGASRYQAPAAKNGVPGWVWLVAGLAIGGFIMFLMKLEPGRKDVQRERPDAQRPAAVQGKQPQQNGQAQQPAQTQTPAQAKPKYEFYTLLPESEVVVPPEAVPEKAPPPPTPAELAKADEARAKAALAGQVPPPLPKAVVAASTQFFLQAGSFRKQSDADRVRAQIILLGQSVNVEAGNVRDETWYRVMVGPFNSRDQLSQAQKTLSSNGFSNLLLQQRKAR, encoded by the coding sequence ATGGCAAAGAAGAAACCCGCCCCCAAGCGCGGCGCCAGCCGCTACCAGGCGCCCGCCGCGAAGAACGGCGTTCCCGGCTGGGTCTGGCTGGTCGCCGGCCTGGCCATCGGCGGCTTCATCATGTTCCTGATGAAGCTCGAACCCGGGCGCAAGGACGTCCAGCGCGAACGCCCGGACGCCCAGCGCCCGGCCGCCGTGCAGGGCAAGCAGCCGCAGCAGAACGGCCAGGCCCAGCAGCCCGCACAAACGCAGACGCCGGCCCAGGCCAAGCCGAAGTACGAGTTCTACACCCTGCTGCCGGAGTCCGAGGTCGTGGTGCCGCCGGAAGCGGTACCGGAGAAGGCCCCGCCGCCGCCCACCCCCGCCGAGCTGGCCAAGGCCGACGAAGCGCGGGCCAAGGCCGCACTCGCCGGGCAGGTGCCACCGCCGCTGCCGAAAGCGGTGGTCGCCGCCAGCACGCAGTTCTTCCTGCAGGCCGGCTCGTTCCGCAAGCAGTCCGACGCCGACCGCGTGCGCGCGCAGATCATCCTGCTCGGGCAGTCGGTGAACGTCGAGGCCGGCAACGTCCGCGACGAGACCTGGTACCGGGTGATGGTCGGCCCGTTCAACAGCCGCGACCAGTTGTCCCAGGCGCAGAAGACACTGTCCTCCAACGGCTTCAGCAACCTGCTGTTACAGCAACGCAAGGCCCGCTGA
- the hslV gene encoding ATP-dependent protease subunit HslV produces MTTIVSVRRNGKVVMGGDGQVSLGNTVMKGNAKKVRRLYHGQVLAGFAGATADAFTLFERFEQQLEKHQGHLVRAAVELAKDWRTDRSLSRLEAMLAVANKDASLIITGNGDVVEPEHGLIAMGSGGGFAQAAALALLQHNAELSAREVAETALNIAGSICVFTNQNLTIEELDSAV; encoded by the coding sequence TTGACCACCATCGTATCTGTCCGCCGCAACGGCAAAGTCGTCATGGGCGGCGACGGCCAGGTTTCCCTGGGCAACACCGTGATGAAAGGCAACGCCAAGAAGGTCCGGCGCCTGTATCACGGTCAGGTACTGGCCGGTTTCGCCGGCGCCACCGCCGATGCCTTCACCCTGTTCGAGCGCTTCGAGCAGCAATTGGAGAAACACCAGGGGCACCTGGTCCGCGCCGCCGTCGAACTGGCCAAGGACTGGCGCACCGACCGCTCCCTGAGCCGCCTCGAAGCCATGCTCGCGGTCGCCAACAAGGATGCCTCGCTGATCATCACCGGCAACGGCGACGTGGTCGAACCCGAACACGGCCTGATCGCCATGGGCTCCGGCGGCGGCTTCGCCCAGGCCGCGGCCCTGGCCCTGCTGCAGCACAACGCCGAGCTGAGCGCTCGGGAAGTCGCCGAGACCGCGCTGAACATCGCCGGCTCGATCTGCGTCTTCACCAACCAGAACCTGACCATCGAGGAGCTGGACAGCGCCGTCTGA